The genomic DNA GCTCCCGGCCAAATGCAGAGCGGATTGAGTCGACTGGGGGCATGCAAGATGCAAAAAGGAATGCGAAAACCTTCCAGAGATCCACTGGAGGACGAAGTTCTGATTCTCTTGTCCGGGATGGTTGCTGAAAGCCGAGTGACAGGGCGCTATTGCCAATTGGGAGCTTCTCAGGACCTTCACCTCGTCAAAAGTCTCCTCTCGGAAAACCGTGCCACAAACGAACGTCAATTGCAGAGACTTGCACGACGCATGATTGACAAAACTGAAAATCTACTCAGCCGCGCCGAGCCGACTCAGGCCATTGAACTAATCGCTAACGAGTTACTGAAAAATGAAACGATTAGTGGGAGAGCCGTCCGGCATCTCTTTGAAATCTCAAAACAGTCGCATTCGTAACTGATCTTCGACTGTATTGGCATTTTTTCAATCAGTGTTTGAGTTCCTCAATTGCCGAGCAGTCGATGAAACCATGAAAGTGACGTTCACGGACGCAATGACGAATCTCTGCCCACTTCTGTGCATCAGCGTTCCGCCCGTCGCCCACTTGGAGTTCAGACTGAAACTCAAAGCACAAATAGCCTGAACATCTGACAACAAGTGATCATCTGGGCGCTTCACTTTTATTCCGTCAAAATCTTTTTGTCGAGCGCCACGTTTTCTGTCCGATGCCTACTCGGATTTATTACGGTTGTGTTTGACTGTGCTTTTTCATCAAACTAATGTGAATTGATGCCAATTGCGTCTTTTTTTTATTTTGACCGCCTTAAGGCCTGCCGTATATCGCCTGCATAAAAGGCAGGCTTTGTCATTCTGAGTGAGTTGAAAGAGCGAAGCAAACTGGCACGTTCTCAGCCGGGAAGAGCGTGAAGTTGAATAGGTTTTGGGCATGAGTAAGAACGCAAACAATCAAAGTGTGGTTGTGAATCAGCTGATCGCTGAATACATGAGACGCACCGATGCCGGCGAAAAACTTGACACTACGCAGTTTATCGCTGCACATCCGGAGCATGCGGAAGAACTGAATCGCCACTTTGAGAACGTAAATCTGCTGGATGGCCTGAAACGGACCGACACAAATGAGGTGGACGAGACACTCGTCAAACCGGCTGAAGATCTTGACAATTCGAACGATGACCCAACCGCCCAGACCGTCGTCCGAGGAATGGCCGATTCGGAAACCTCGGTGACTCGGGACCACCAGCGACTGAATTCAGGCTCAACGACGAACATTGAAATCCCGGAAACCTTCGGTCGTTACGCGATTCAAAAAGTTCTTGGGCAGGGAGCGATGGGGGCGGTCTACCTCGCCAAAGACACACAGCTAGATCGTGACGTCGCCCTCAAGATCCCGAAGTTCGGCGACGGCAGTGGCGTTGATGACAAAGAACTCCTTGAACGGTTCTACCGAGAAGCACGTGCCTCTGCGACGATCCGCAGTCCGAATATCTGCCCGGTTTATGATGTCGGTGAAATTGAAGGGCAACACTACATCACGATGGCCTATATTGAAGGCCGCCCGCTGAAAGACTTCACCAAATCGAAGAAGTCACATTCAGAAAAACAGATCATCACGACCATACGCAAGTTGGCAGTCGGCTTAGAACAGGCACACGCCATCGGTGTCATTCATCGAGATTTGAAACCTGCAAATATTATGGTCGACAAGAAGGGCGAGCCGGTCGTCATGGACTTCGGCCTCGCCCGCCGGAGCGATAGTGATGATGTGCAGGTGACGCAGAGCGGAGCAATTCTCGGCACGCCAGCGTACATGGCTCCCGAGCAAGTTGCCGGCGATCAGTCAGCGATCAACCATCAGGTCGATATCTACGCTCTCGGCATTATCATGTATGAGTTGATCACTGGCGAGATGCCATTTAAAGGGAATCTGATGGCGCTACTGCAACAGATCTCTCTCAACAATCCGAAAAAACCATCGGAGTTTCGCAAAGATCTCGATCCAAGATTGGAGACCATCTGCCTGAAAATGATGGCAGGCGATCAATCAAAACGCTATCAGTCGATGAATGACGTCGCTGCCGACCTGCAAGATGTACTGAGGCACCCCAATAGAAAACAGAAGAAAGACGCAACGAAGAATACCGGCCCCAAACCAAACGCAATTCCGACTTCACACGAAGAATCCAATCCGGCTTTAGTGACAGTTGAACACCCCAAGTCTTACGCTGAGCAACTACGAGAAAAGAAGAGCAAGACAGCGAAGGCAGCGAAGAAGTCAAATTCGCCAAACAAGGCGGGACCGAGATCAAAAAAGAAAGCTTCTGAAAATTTCGGTCCACCGAAGAAGTTTCTCATCGCTGGCGGCTTGGGTGGGTTACTACTCCTGCTCGGCATCGTCTTCATCGTTCGCGTTGGTAAGTACGACGTGCAGATTACGCTGGACGATCCGGAAATCACGCTCAGCGTCGATGACGAGGTCCTGAACATCAAAGATGGACAAGATCTCTACAAGCTCTCTGCAGGTGAGCACAAACTTAAACTGCAGAAGGAAGGTCTAACAGCTCACATCGAAGAGTTCACCGTCACCAAAGACGGCGAAACGGCCATCCGAGCTGTCGTAGTCAACGGCAAACTCGACGCATTGTTGAACGGTGAAAACGCTTCAGGTAACGAGCATGTAGAAGGCCATATTAGTGCTGACTCTGTCACTGCAACCGAGAACTCAATTCCGACAAAGAACTCTGCATTGGAATTCGACGGCGATGGTGATTACATCTCAGTCAATTCCGTGAATATCGAGCAGGGAAAACCATTTTGCATAGAATTTTGGATAAAACTGAATGACGACTTGCCAGAAGGTGCAAGTGGAACAATTACATCTGTCGGACCGTATAACAATACGGCATTTCGAACTTATCAGGACACCAATGTTTTCTATAGTAATTTCGCATTCCTGGAGATCGAAGAAGAGACAGAAACGTCACGTGCCATTGAATTTTCCAGGGTAAAACTCAATTCTCCTTCATGGACTCATATTGCATCTCAGATCGATGCCCAAGGTCGCTGCGTAACTTATGTAAATGGCAGAAAAACGCCCCCTTTAAGCTTGTCAAATGTTGAGTTTGAGCAGCTTGTCAAACTGGCACAGCCAATTGGATTCAAGAAGAATTTGACGATCGGTGCCAACTATCATCTCGGCAGCTTTACGAAGTCCGGCAGCAAACATCCGCTTAGTTTCTTCAAGGGATCGATGCGTGCTTTCCGTATGACTTCAGGTGTGAAGTACACAGAGAATTTCATCCCGGCAGATGAGTTCAAAAAAGAAACTCAGACGAAGGTGCTCTACCTCTTTAACAAAGGTTCAGGCACCACCCTCGAAGACGCCTCCGGCAACGGGCACGATGGCAAGATCATCGGAGCGAAGTGGGTTGCACTGGAGATGGATTCGTCTCAGCAGAGGTCGTTCTCTTTGAGTACAGATCTGGAAATCTTGAAATCCGAGAACATGAATTGGGAATTCAAAGATGAAGTGCTGAAAGGACACGGCACAGCGACAAAAAAAACCCACAAATGGGTGGCAGCAGAGTTCACGAATGAGATTCATGGAGACTACGACATCGATTTTGAGTTCAAGCAATCAGCTTTCTATCCCATTCAAGTTGATTTTCCACTCGGAGACAATCAGGCGATTCGTGTCCATATCGGAGGACAAGGCAGTGCATTGATGAAAATCGATGGGAAGGAAGACCGTGACGCTGCAGAAGAATTCCGTAATGACGATGCGAAACTTAAATATGGTAAGTGGCAACAATTGTCGGGGAAAATTCGCCATAAGGGAGAGAACGTTGAAATTGATGTCACGTTAGATGGAGTTCACGTTGGTCGATTCGCCGGAGCTCGATCACGAATCTCGCTACCGCATTGGAATACCGTTCGCCCGACCACAGTTAAATTCTCAGGGTATGGCGATCTTTCAAAAGCTCAAATTGAAGTGAGGGGGGAAGTAAGACTCCAACCTTCATTAAACACAACAACTGACGCGTCAAGCCATTCAAAGGCCCCTTCCATCGCTCTTTCACCTTTCAACGAAGCAAAGGCGAAAGCTCATCAGAAAGCATGGTCAGAACACCTTGGGGTCCCTATCGAGAGAAAAGTTGATCTTCCCGGAGGAGAGAAAATCACCTTTGTACTCATCCCGCCGGGTGAGTTTGAAATGGGCAGCCATCAACACGAGCAATCGATGTTTCTTAACGCGATTCGAGGTGAATGGAACGCTGAAAGAACTCCTGCCGAGATTCCGCGACACAAAGTTCAGATCTCGAATCCATTTTATCTTAGTAAACAGGAAGTGACTCAGGGAGAATGGTTGTCAGTGCTGGAGGACAATCCATCTGTCTATGCGAATTCGAAGGAGCATCCAGTGAATCAGGTGACCTGGAATGAAGCGAAGGAATTCGTCAATGCGATGAATTCAAAAGCTGATCTGCAGGGGCTGACGATTCGACTTCCGACTGAAGCAGAGTGGGAATATGCCTGCAAGGCAGGGGACCCGCGGTCCAACTATCCTCCAGAAGAACTGGAGGAATATGCCTGGTTCAATTTAAACTCGAAAGGCAACCTGCAGAAAGGTGGAGAGCGAACACCGAACGCTTTCGGACTTCATGATATGCTAGGAAACGTCTGGGAATGGTGTGCTGACAGCTATCATCCTGACTTCTACCGGAAGTCTTCCAGAGTAGATCCAGTCTCGCTCGAAGCTGGGGAGGATCGCGTCTTGCGAGGCGGAGCAATGACTCACGGATATATCCATTGCCGCCCAACATACCGAAACCACGATCTTCCGGATAAAAAAAGCTTTCACTTCGGTGTGAGACTGGCAGCCACAATTTCTTCCAGTTCGCTCCCGCTTAAAAAAGCGACTCCCGGACTCGACATCTCTCAATCAGATGGCTCCTCAGACTGAAAGTCGCCCTGATATTGCAGTTGCTCCGTTTACGAGTTCAGATGCAAAGCAGCATCAGCCAACGTGGGCGGAGCATCTTGGTAAACGCAAGTTCAACGGCAATCAGTGATGGGAAAGACCGCACCGGATGATGCCAAGAATCCGCGACCACTGTTCAAAGATGCTCGAAAAACGGCGGATCTTGGAAACGGTATCTTTGAACCGTATGCTCGGCGACGTAAGTCTAGTGATAGAAAAGAGAAAGCCGTTTTGCGAGCTCGCAAAACGGCCTCATATCCAGTTGAGTCGGGATGACAGGATTTGAACCTGCGACCTCTTGACCCCCAGTCAAGCGCGCTACCAGGCTGCGCTACATCCCGTGTTTGTGAGTGTTGCGGTAATCTTTTGGACTCAGCTTCAATCACAGAGGGTCGTCAGTTTATGTGAATGGATGGGGTTGTCAATCTACCGGCGGGGGAGGTTGTCGTTTCTCGCTCACATCACTGAACTCTTTCACATTCAATCTCCGCAGAGCGACCTTAACATTAAAGCAGTTTGCTCTCGCGTATCAGTGCTTTGTGGCTGTCGATTCTTTGCGATATCGACGGCTCACCTCCAGCGATCTCGTGATCGCGATCTGGCACGTAAAACGAGCGCGAGTCAAATGACGAGGCAGTTGTTCACGGCACAGTAGTCGACCGATTTGCATGAGCCTGAAGCCGTGCAAGGGATCTTTACTTGTCGGTCATTCGCCTTTGCCTGCAATTATGCAGACCGCGCGAGAATCAATTTTGAGGATTCGGCATTGTAAATTCGGTCGAGAATTTCTTTTCCGGAAAGCGTAGCATGGACAGCGATTTTTTCATGCACCACTTGTGCGACGGACGACCAGAGTCGTTTGGCAGGCATGGTTGAGGTGTAGTGATCGTAGTTTGTGTAGCTATCGAGCGTGTTTTTGACACGATGATAATTTTCGTGTGATACCTGCATCGGCTTTGCGTTCTCGGACTTTTTAAAGACTGTCCGAACATGCACGGATTTGCCTACCAGATCTGTCCTGACAACTTCGAATCCTGCTCGCCTTCCGAGGTTTTCCATTGTGTCTGGATTGAAATTGAAGATATGTGCGAAGTGCCAGCGGTTACAGGGGGTGTGGTACTTGCTTTCAACATTCGGGACTTCGACGATTAAGTGACCTCCTTTTTTCAGACCTTTCCAGATTCCCTGAAAAACACTGAGTGGATCACGAAGGTGTTCGACGACATGGTTCGCAGTCACAACATCGAAGCTGTCTGGTTCGAACATTGATTCGTCGAACGGACCAATCTTTACGTCGATGCCATATTCTTGAACGGAGAAGCCTCCGTAGCCTTCGTCGGGTTCAATCCCGGAAGCTGCGAATCCTTTTGATTTCAGCAAGTAGACGAACTCTCCGCCCCCGGAACCGATATCAAGAACTCGCTGACCGGGCTTTGCAAACTCTTCGATGAGGGGGAGCCGCATCAGTGCCCGTTTTCCAGCTCGATAAATGTGTTTCCGCTTCGGTTGAACGACCCCTTTGTACTTGAGTCGGTATTCTTTAGCGTAGTATTCCGCCACTTCTTCAGCAGTAGGTATGGGAGAAATAAAGACGAGTCCACAACCTGTGCAAACAACCGTGTGTAAGTCTTCCCCAGCTCGGCCACGTGTTGCCAACGTTTGGTGCTCATCCGACGAGCACAGCGGACACGTTACGGAAGTGTTTGTTGCGATTGAGGTTATGTCGCTCATGTCTCGGCATCCATGCCTGAAGTTCGAAGTGATTGAGAGGGCAGTCGTTGCCTGGCTCAGAACCAGATCGACAGTTTTTATCGTAATTTCTTTCTCCGCTGCAAGATGAATCAGTATCTCTGGAGCACTTTTTTCACATCGCCTTTTATCGGAATCACTTCACACTGAAGCGATTGGTCCAAATGGAGACCGACGAACATGTCTCCAAACTTATTTGAACACCCCATAATAATGTTGCATAGCGTGCATCATGCGTACTGGGTACTCAAGCTGAATGCTCAAGGCTGATCGCAAAGACGAGTTCGAAACCTGAACTCACCTGCAAGTCGACTCAACAAACTTCCTATTGATTATGGAAGCTGAGCGTTTCAGCCTCATCTTGACCTGAAAAGGAGAATTCGATTAGAAGGCTGACTCGTGATTTCGCACCCACACCATGCCGAGAGAGTCGACCGTGAATTCATCAACCTACAATTCTGTGTTTGACGATTGTTTCCATTCCATCCTCAGCGCGGTGGAAAGTGCAAACGTTTCG from Thalassoglobus polymorphus includes the following:
- a CDS encoding bifunctional serine/threonine-protein kinase/formylglycine-generating enzyme family protein, with translation MSKNANNQSVVVNQLIAEYMRRTDAGEKLDTTQFIAAHPEHAEELNRHFENVNLLDGLKRTDTNEVDETLVKPAEDLDNSNDDPTAQTVVRGMADSETSVTRDHQRLNSGSTTNIEIPETFGRYAIQKVLGQGAMGAVYLAKDTQLDRDVALKIPKFGDGSGVDDKELLERFYREARASATIRSPNICPVYDVGEIEGQHYITMAYIEGRPLKDFTKSKKSHSEKQIITTIRKLAVGLEQAHAIGVIHRDLKPANIMVDKKGEPVVMDFGLARRSDSDDVQVTQSGAILGTPAYMAPEQVAGDQSAINHQVDIYALGIIMYELITGEMPFKGNLMALLQQISLNNPKKPSEFRKDLDPRLETICLKMMAGDQSKRYQSMNDVAADLQDVLRHPNRKQKKDATKNTGPKPNAIPTSHEESNPALVTVEHPKSYAEQLREKKSKTAKAAKKSNSPNKAGPRSKKKASENFGPPKKFLIAGGLGGLLLLLGIVFIVRVGKYDVQITLDDPEITLSVDDEVLNIKDGQDLYKLSAGEHKLKLQKEGLTAHIEEFTVTKDGETAIRAVVVNGKLDALLNGENASGNEHVEGHISADSVTATENSIPTKNSALEFDGDGDYISVNSVNIEQGKPFCIEFWIKLNDDLPEGASGTITSVGPYNNTAFRTYQDTNVFYSNFAFLEIEEETETSRAIEFSRVKLNSPSWTHIASQIDAQGRCVTYVNGRKTPPLSLSNVEFEQLVKLAQPIGFKKNLTIGANYHLGSFTKSGSKHPLSFFKGSMRAFRMTSGVKYTENFIPADEFKKETQTKVLYLFNKGSGTTLEDASGNGHDGKIIGAKWVALEMDSSQQRSFSLSTDLEILKSENMNWEFKDEVLKGHGTATKKTHKWVAAEFTNEIHGDYDIDFEFKQSAFYPIQVDFPLGDNQAIRVHIGGQGSALMKIDGKEDRDAAEEFRNDDAKLKYGKWQQLSGKIRHKGENVEIDVTLDGVHVGRFAGARSRISLPHWNTVRPTTVKFSGYGDLSKAQIEVRGEVRLQPSLNTTTDASSHSKAPSIALSPFNEAKAKAHQKAWSEHLGVPIERKVDLPGGEKITFVLIPPGEFEMGSHQHEQSMFLNAIRGEWNAERTPAEIPRHKVQISNPFYLSKQEVTQGEWLSVLEDNPSVYANSKEHPVNQVTWNEAKEFVNAMNSKADLQGLTIRLPTEAEWEYACKAGDPRSNYPPEELEEYAWFNLNSKGNLQKGGERTPNAFGLHDMLGNVWEWCADSYHPDFYRKSSRVDPVSLEAGEDRVLRGGAMTHGYIHCRPTYRNHDLPDKKSFHFGVRLAATISSSSLPLKKATPGLDISQSDGSSD
- a CDS encoding M50 family metallopeptidase encodes the protein MTRKKRKPIPPSDPVHTDSVHTGPSAKLKATAFHEAGHAVMAMLLGRPVEKVTIAPGQMQSGLSRLGACKMQKGMRKPSRDPLEDEVLILLSGMVAESRVTGRYCQLGASQDLHLVKSLLSENRATNERQLQRLARRMIDKTENLLSRAEPTQAIELIANELLKNETISGRAVRHLFEISKQSHS
- a CDS encoding class I SAM-dependent methyltransferase, which gives rise to MSDITSIATNTSVTCPLCSSDEHQTLATRGRAGEDLHTVVCTGCGLVFISPIPTAEEVAEYYAKEYRLKYKGVVQPKRKHIYRAGKRALMRLPLIEEFAKPGQRVLDIGSGGGEFVYLLKSKGFAASGIEPDEGYGGFSVQEYGIDVKIGPFDESMFEPDSFDVVTANHVVEHLRDPLSVFQGIWKGLKKGGHLIVEVPNVESKYHTPCNRWHFAHIFNFNPDTMENLGRRAGFEVVRTDLVGKSVHVRTVFKKSENAKPMQVSHENYHRVKNTLDSYTNYDHYTSTMPAKRLWSSVAQVVHEKIAVHATLSGKEILDRIYNAESSKLILARSA